A single genomic interval of Peribacillus sp. FSL H8-0477 harbors:
- a CDS encoding universal stress protein: MTMQYKKVLVAVDGSKEAEWALKKAIEVCKRNHAELVIGHVIDTRNYPTLEAYDMTIRDRAEEFAGEILDKYKAIAEKEGIQAVTEIELGSPKVKITKSLAVKHNVDLIMCGATGLNAVERFLIGSVSENIVRTSPCDVLIIRSEKDN; the protein is encoded by the coding sequence ATGACTATGCAATATAAAAAAGTATTAGTAGCAGTTGATGGCTCAAAAGAAGCTGAATGGGCTCTGAAAAAGGCGATTGAGGTTTGTAAACGAAATCATGCGGAACTTGTGATTGGCCACGTAATCGATACAAGAAATTACCCGACACTAGAAGCCTATGACATGACGATTCGTGATCGTGCAGAAGAATTTGCCGGTGAGATTCTCGATAAATACAAAGCAATAGCTGAAAAAGAAGGTATTCAAGCGGTGACTGAAATTGAGCTTGGGTCTCCCAAAGTCAAAATAACAAAATCATTGGCAGTCAAACATAATGTAGATCTTATTATGTGTGGAGCTACGGGGTTAAATGCAGTGGAACGTTTCTTAATTGGAAGCGTTTCGGAAAATATTGTCCGCACCTCTCCTTGCGATGTTTTAATTATTCGCAGCGAAAAAGATAATTAA
- the argH gene encoding argininosuccinate lyase — protein MSKLWGGRFTKSAEEWVDEFGASISFDKELVLEDIQGSLAHVMMLKKCKILTVEDADLIISGLQILREKAKLDELTFSVEMEDIHLNLESMLISEIGPVGGKLHTGRSRNDQVATDIHLYLRTQTEEVVKLINGLQAAIIEQAEQHVETLVPGYTHLQRAQPISFAHHLMAYFWMLERDKQRFSECQKRINVSPLGAGALAGTTFPIDRSYSAELLGFAGIYENSLDAVSDRDFALEFLSNSSTMMMHLSRFSEEIILWSSQEFQFVELDDAFSTGSSIMPQKKNPDMAELIRGKTGRVYGNLTGMLTVLKGLPLAYNKDMQEDKEGIFDTVKTIIGSLKIFEGMISTMKVKTEVMEKATKNDFSNATELADYLAAKGMPFREAHEVVGKLVLFCVQNGCYLADLNLNQFKEASELFEEDIYTALNPYEAVKRRNSQGGTGFEQVKLAIEKGKSLLV, from the coding sequence GTGAGCAAATTGTGGGGAGGCAGATTTACAAAGTCTGCTGAAGAATGGGTAGATGAGTTCGGAGCGTCGATTTCCTTTGATAAGGAGCTTGTTTTGGAAGATATTCAAGGAAGCTTGGCGCACGTAATGATGTTAAAAAAATGCAAGATTTTAACCGTTGAGGATGCAGATTTAATTATCTCGGGGCTTCAGATTCTGCGGGAAAAAGCGAAACTTGATGAGCTTACCTTCTCGGTTGAAATGGAAGATATTCATCTAAATCTCGAGAGTATGCTTATTAGTGAAATTGGTCCTGTCGGTGGAAAGCTTCATACGGGCAGAAGCCGGAATGACCAAGTTGCAACGGATATCCACTTATATCTGCGTACCCAAACTGAGGAAGTAGTAAAGTTAATAAATGGTTTACAGGCAGCGATAATCGAGCAAGCGGAACAACATGTTGAAACGCTTGTTCCTGGTTATACGCATTTACAGCGCGCACAGCCAATTTCATTTGCCCATCATTTAATGGCCTATTTCTGGATGCTTGAGCGTGATAAACAACGTTTCAGTGAATGTCAAAAGAGAATTAATGTATCCCCGTTAGGAGCAGGGGCTCTTGCTGGTACGACTTTCCCGATTGATCGTTCGTACAGCGCAGAACTGCTAGGGTTTGCAGGAATTTACGAAAATAGTCTTGATGCAGTAAGTGATCGTGACTTTGCACTTGAATTCTTAAGCAACAGTTCTACTATGATGATGCATTTATCTCGTTTCAGTGAAGAGATTATACTCTGGTCTAGTCAAGAGTTTCAATTTGTTGAATTAGATGATGCATTTTCAACAGGAAGCAGTATTATGCCGCAAAAGAAAAACCCTGATATGGCGGAACTTATCCGCGGAAAAACAGGACGAGTGTATGGGAATCTAACAGGCATGCTGACTGTCTTAAAAGGACTGCCGCTTGCGTATAATAAAGACATGCAAGAAGATAAAGAAGGAATCTTCGATACGGTAAAAACAATTATTGGTTCTTTGAAGATTTTTGAGGGAATGATTTCGACCATGAAAGTGAAAACAGAAGTAATGGAGAAAGCAACAAAAAATGACTTCTCTAATGCTACTGAATTAGCTGATTATCTTGCGGCGAAAGGGATGCCATTCCGTGAAGCCCATGAAGTTGTTGGGAAACTAGTTCTTTTCTGTGTTCAGAACGGATGTTATTTAGCTGATTTAAACCTCAACCAGTTTAAAGAAGCTTCTGAGCTTTTTGAAGAGGATATCTATACAGCGTTAAATCCTTACGAAGCTGTGAAACGACGGAATAGTCAAGGTGGGACAGGTTTTGAACAAGTGAAGCTAGCGATAGAAAAAGGGAAATCTCTGCTAGTTTAA
- a CDS encoding argininosuccinate synthase, translated as MANKKVVLAYSGGLDTSVAIKWLQDKNYDVVACCLDVGEGKDLSFVKEKALTVGAVSSYMIDAKDEFAEEFALIAMQAHTLYEGKYPLVSALSRPLIAKKLVEIAEKENAVAVAHGCTGKGNDQVRFEVSIQALNPNLEVIAPVREWGWSREEEIEYAINHDIPIPINLDSPYSIDQNLWGRSNECGILEDPWATPPEGAYDLTVSLEETPDTADIIEIGFNAGVPVTIDGKSYKVADLILELNAIAGKHGVGRIDHVENRLVGIKSREVYECPGAMTLIKAHKELEDITLVKEVAHFKPVIEKKITELIYEGLWFSPLQKALSAFLKETQVNVNGVVRVKLFKGHAIIEGRKSDNSLYDEKLATYTKSDEFDHKAAVGFISLWGLPTKVNSIVNNKSSKKVTV; from the coding sequence ATGGCAAATAAAAAAGTGGTATTAGCATATTCCGGAGGTCTTGATACTTCTGTAGCAATTAAATGGTTACAAGACAAAAACTATGATGTTGTAGCATGTTGTTTAGATGTAGGTGAAGGAAAGGATTTATCCTTTGTTAAAGAAAAAGCGTTAACTGTTGGAGCTGTTTCTTCATATATGATAGATGCAAAAGACGAATTCGCTGAAGAGTTTGCGTTAATTGCCATGCAAGCTCATACACTTTATGAAGGTAAATATCCGCTTGTTTCAGCTTTATCGCGTCCGTTAATCGCGAAGAAATTAGTCGAAATTGCTGAAAAAGAGAATGCGGTAGCAGTTGCTCACGGATGTACAGGAAAAGGAAATGACCAAGTACGTTTTGAGGTTTCTATTCAAGCATTGAATCCGAACCTTGAAGTCATTGCTCCAGTAAGAGAGTGGGGATGGTCACGTGAAGAAGAAATCGAATATGCAATCAATCATGATATTCCGATTCCAATTAATCTTGACAGCCCATACTCAATTGATCAAAACCTTTGGGGAAGAAGTAATGAATGTGGAATTCTTGAAGATCCTTGGGCAACACCACCTGAAGGAGCATACGATTTAACGGTCAGCCTTGAAGAAACACCAGATACTGCAGATATCATTGAAATCGGATTTAACGCAGGCGTACCAGTAACAATAGACGGAAAGTCTTATAAAGTAGCTGATTTAATTCTGGAGTTAAATGCAATTGCAGGTAAACATGGTGTGGGAAGAATTGATCATGTAGAGAATAGACTAGTAGGAATTAAATCACGTGAAGTCTATGAATGCCCAGGTGCAATGACCTTAATTAAAGCACATAAAGAACTTGAAGATATAACACTAGTAAAAGAAGTAGCGCACTTTAAACCAGTAATAGAGAAAAAAATCACTGAACTAATTTATGAAGGTCTTTGGTTCTCACCGCTTCAAAAAGCATTGAGTGCATTCTTAAAAGAAACGCAAGTAAATGTTAATGGTGTAGTTCGTGTGAAACTATTCAAAGGACACGCAATTATTGAAGGAAGAAAATCAGATAACTCATTATATGATGAGAAATTAGCGACATATACGAAGAGTGATGAATTTGATCATAAAGCAGCTGTAGGTTTCATTTCACTATGGGGTCTTCCAACCAAAGTAAACAGTATCGTAAATAACAAGAGCTCCAAGAAGGTGACAGTGTGA
- a CDS encoding glycoside hydrolase family 13 protein: MNTNDNAWWKKSVVYQIYPRSFMDANGDGIGDLNGIIEKLDYLASLGIDVIWLSPIYDSPNDDNGYDIRDYYSIMKEFGTMAEFDRLLEEAHSRGLKIIMDLVVNHTSDENEWFKQSRSSKDNPYRDYYIWKPAVSGKEPNNWGSIFSGPAWEYDETTEEYYLHLFSKKQPDLNWENKQLRQDIYKMMRFWLDKGIDGFRMDVINFISKTPGLPDGPTHGGLYGDGSSFFMNGPKIHEYLKEMNEEALAGYNVLTVGEMPGASPEDAKLYTDPANKEVNMIFTFEHMDLDSGAGGKWDVKPLHLPDLKANLAKWQTSLNERGWNSLYWNNHDQPRVVSRFGNDTEYRTLSAKMLATCLHMMKGTPYIYQGEEIGMTNVQFPSIQQYKDVETLNMYHEKAGLGVEKETILNSIYIKGRDNARTPMQWDTRKHAGFTTGTPWIDVNSRYPDINVQNTLAEDSSIFTHYQQLINLRKTLEIITNGTFKLLLSDHPSIFAYERIDEKEKVLVLCNFSEELQQVEDDYVIEGIQKGKLLISNYSSQTKQTLHPYESSVYYHI, encoded by the coding sequence TTGAATACGAATGATAATGCCTGGTGGAAGAAAAGTGTCGTCTATCAAATATATCCGCGAAGCTTTATGGATGCCAATGGAGATGGGATCGGAGATTTAAATGGAATCATCGAAAAACTTGATTATTTAGCTTCACTCGGTATCGATGTAATTTGGTTGAGTCCGATTTACGATTCACCAAATGACGATAATGGCTATGATATCCGCGATTATTATTCCATAATGAAGGAGTTCGGCACAATGGCGGAGTTTGACCGCTTGCTTGAAGAAGCGCACAGCCGAGGATTGAAAATTATTATGGACTTAGTCGTTAATCATACATCGGATGAGAATGAATGGTTTAAACAATCTCGGAGCAGTAAGGATAACCCCTATCGAGATTATTATATTTGGAAACCAGCAGTGTCCGGTAAAGAACCAAATAACTGGGGATCCATTTTTAGTGGTCCTGCTTGGGAGTATGATGAAACAACTGAAGAATACTATCTGCATCTTTTTTCAAAAAAACAGCCTGATCTTAATTGGGAAAATAAACAACTTAGACAAGATATTTATAAGATGATGCGATTCTGGCTGGATAAAGGAATTGATGGGTTCAGGATGGATGTCATCAACTTTATTTCTAAAACACCTGGGCTGCCTGACGGACCAACTCATGGGGGATTATATGGCGATGGCAGTTCATTTTTTATGAACGGACCGAAAATCCATGAGTATTTAAAAGAAATGAATGAAGAAGCATTGGCAGGTTATAATGTGCTGACTGTCGGAGAGATGCCTGGTGCAAGTCCTGAAGATGCCAAATTGTATACAGACCCAGCGAATAAGGAAGTGAACATGATTTTCACATTCGAACATATGGATTTGGATAGTGGAGCAGGAGGAAAATGGGATGTGAAACCCCTACATCTACCTGACTTAAAGGCTAACCTAGCAAAATGGCAGACTAGTCTTAATGAAAGAGGTTGGAACAGCTTATATTGGAATAATCATGATCAGCCGCGCGTTGTTTCACGTTTTGGTAATGATACCGAATATAGAACTCTATCAGCTAAAATGCTGGCAACCTGCCTGCATATGATGAAAGGCACACCCTATATTTATCAAGGTGAGGAAATCGGTATGACCAATGTCCAATTTCCATCCATTCAGCAATATAAAGATGTAGAAACGCTGAATATGTATCATGAAAAGGCAGGCTTAGGCGTTGAAAAAGAAACCATTTTAAATTCCATCTATATAAAGGGTCGTGACAATGCCCGTACTCCGATGCAATGGGACACTCGTAAACATGCAGGCTTTACGACAGGTACCCCATGGATAGATGTGAATTCACGTTACCCGGATATCAACGTTCAAAATACACTGGCAGAGGATTCATCCATATTTACGCATTATCAGCAGTTAATAAACTTGCGTAAAACCTTGGAAATAATAACAAATGGTACTTTCAAGTTGTTACTAAGTGACCATCCTTCCATCTTTGCCTATGAAAGAATAGATGAAAAAGAGAAAGTACTGGTTCTCTGTAATTTCAGTGAAGAACTTCAGCAAGTTGAAGATGACTATGTGATTGAGGGAATACAAAAAGGAAAACTGTTAATCAGCAATTACAGCAGCCAAACGAAACAAACTCTACATCCTTATGAGTCTAGTGTTTACTATCATATTTAA
- a CDS encoding MogA/MoaB family molybdenum cofactor biosynthesis protein, which translates to MGLKEHKDTAVSVRCKIITVSDTRNEETDKSGKLMNTLIHDYGHQVTAYQIVKDNQEEITTAIQAGLNQTEVDVVLLNGGTGIAKRDVTIETVNKLFDKEIPGFGELFRMLSYQEDIGSAAILSRATAGTANNKAIFATPGSSGAVKLAMEKLILPEISHIIKELKKDL; encoded by the coding sequence ATGGGCTTGAAAGAGCATAAGGATACAGCTGTATCCGTACGCTGCAAAATTATAACCGTAAGTGATACACGAAATGAAGAAACAGATAAGAGCGGTAAGTTAATGAATACGTTAATCCATGACTATGGTCATCAGGTAACGGCTTATCAGATTGTTAAAGATAATCAAGAAGAAATCACCACTGCTATTCAAGCAGGGCTTAATCAAACCGAGGTAGACGTGGTTCTCTTAAATGGTGGGACAGGGATTGCAAAAAGGGATGTAACGATTGAAACAGTGAATAAGCTGTTTGATAAGGAAATCCCAGGATTTGGTGAGCTATTTCGAATGCTGAGCTACCAAGAAGACATTGGCTCTGCTGCAATCCTTTCACGAGCAACTGCTGGTACGGCGAATAATAAAGCGATCTTTGCAACTCCCGGCTCATCAGGAGCAGTGAAGCTTGCTATGGAAAAACTTATCCTTCCAGAGATCAGTCATATTATCAAAGAATTAAAAAAGGATTTATAA
- a CDS encoding EcsC family protein: MTLTNREIQVWNEISEWEDKLLQYGPTDFTALYDKWLEQSFSLLPENVQEQFFSKLDTWLFHLHAMVQSSQNQIDARDRILGAARVFNQDITTIEDNKKLTIDQLTYIADQQIARHRLYSFVQGGASGSGGVLLLGGDIPAMTVINVRVVQLTAMSYGYEVNTPFEMMMALKVFHIGTMPKRLQGAAWEGLIRETKNMEDPYFYEGAEELTNLSWMEQPFKQVLKAMMIVLFRKRIIQGIPMISMAIGAGTNYQMTRRVSEFAQKYYQYRYLNEKRDDQ, encoded by the coding sequence ATGACATTAACTAATCGTGAGATACAGGTTTGGAATGAGATAAGTGAATGGGAGGATAAGCTTCTTCAATATGGACCAACAGATTTTACTGCGCTTTATGATAAATGGCTTGAACAAAGTTTTTCCTTGCTCCCAGAAAATGTCCAGGAACAATTTTTTTCAAAGCTGGATACGTGGCTGTTTCATTTACATGCTATGGTCCAAAGTTCACAGAATCAAATTGATGCGCGAGATCGAATTCTTGGTGCTGCTCGGGTATTTAATCAAGATATAACGACCATTGAAGATAATAAAAAGCTGACAATTGATCAATTGACATACATAGCTGATCAACAAATTGCCAGGCATCGACTTTACTCATTTGTTCAGGGTGGAGCAAGTGGTTCAGGAGGAGTTCTGCTGCTTGGGGGAGATATTCCTGCTATGACAGTTATTAATGTACGTGTTGTTCAGTTAACAGCCATGAGTTACGGATATGAAGTGAATACACCGTTTGAGATGATGATGGCTCTTAAAGTATTTCATATTGGAACGATGCCAAAGCGGCTTCAAGGTGCAGCCTGGGAAGGGTTAATTCGTGAAACAAAGAATATGGAAGATCCTTATTTTTACGAGGGAGCTGAAGAATTAACGAATCTTTCCTGGATGGAGCAGCCATTTAAACAGGTATTAAAAGCGATGATGATTGTATTGTTCCGTAAACGAATTATTCAAGGGATTCCGATGATTTCTATGGCGATAGGTGCTGGTACGAATTATCAGATGACAAGACGGGTAAGTGAGTTTGCTCAGAAATACTATCAATATCGATATTTGAATGAAAAGCGGGATGATCAGTAA
- a CDS encoding acetate kinase: protein MSKILAINAGSSSLKFQLFNMPSENVITKGLVERIGLKESIFTISVNGEKVTETKDIPNHDIAVSLLLEKLIEFEIINSYTEIDGVGHRVVHGGEEFSDSVILTSEIIKRIENLSDLAPLHNPANLTGIHAFKQILGDVPSVAVFDTAFHQTMPSNSYMYSLPYEYYQNYRIRKYGFHGTSHKYVSQRASAMLGRPIDQLRIISCHLGNGASIAAIEGGKSIDTSMGFTPLAGVTMGTRSGDIDPALIPYIMEKTGKNVEEVLQILNKQSGMLALSGFSSDLRDIEIEADKGNERAKLALEVFASHIHKYIGSYAARMSGVDAIIFTAGIGENSTTIRASVLKGLEFMGVYWDPALNRVRGEEAFVNYPHSPVKVIVIPTNEEVMIARDVIRLTSGSKVY from the coding sequence ATGTCTAAAATATTAGCGATAAATGCAGGCAGTTCCTCTTTGAAATTCCAGCTTTTTAACATGCCAAGTGAAAATGTGATTACCAAAGGGCTTGTTGAAAGGATTGGCTTGAAGGAGTCTATTTTTACGATTTCGGTGAATGGTGAGAAAGTCACTGAAACGAAAGATATTCCTAACCATGACATAGCAGTATCCTTGTTGCTCGAAAAACTGATAGAATTTGAGATTATCAATTCATATACAGAAATTGATGGAGTTGGCCATCGAGTAGTTCATGGCGGTGAAGAGTTCAGTGATTCAGTGATTCTTACGAGTGAAATCATTAAAAGAATTGAAAATCTGTCTGATTTAGCACCGCTGCATAATCCGGCAAATCTTACAGGTATTCACGCCTTTAAGCAAATTCTTGGTGACGTTCCTTCGGTTGCTGTTTTTGATACGGCTTTTCATCAAACTATGCCAAGTAACTCTTATATGTACAGTTTACCTTATGAATATTACCAAAATTATCGGATTAGAAAATATGGATTTCATGGGACATCCCACAAATATGTATCACAACGCGCATCTGCTATGCTTGGAAGACCCATTGATCAATTACGGATTATTTCCTGTCATTTAGGAAATGGAGCAAGTATCGCGGCTATTGAAGGTGGAAAATCCATCGATACTTCAATGGGCTTTACTCCGCTCGCGGGGGTAACAATGGGCACACGTTCCGGTGATATTGATCCAGCCTTAATTCCTTATATTATGGAGAAAACAGGAAAGAATGTAGAAGAAGTGCTCCAGATACTAAATAAACAAAGCGGTATGCTGGCTCTTTCTGGGTTCTCAAGTGATCTTCGTGATATTGAAATAGAAGCGGATAAAGGAAATGAACGGGCAAAACTAGCCCTTGAGGTTTTTGCCAGCCATATTCATAAATATATTGGATCCTATGCGGCCAGAATGAGCGGGGTGGATGCAATTATCTTCACAGCAGGTATCGGTGAAAATAGTACGACCATCCGGGCTTCAGTCCTCAAAGGTCTTGAATTTATGGGCGTCTACTGGGATCCTGCACTTAATCGGGTTCGTGGAGAAGAAGCCTTTGTCAATTATCCGCATTCTCCAGTAAAAGTCATTGTCATCCCAACTAATGAAGAAGTAATGATAGCAAGAGACGTGATCCGCTTAACAAGCGGCTCCAAGGTTTATTGA
- a CDS encoding class I SAM-dependent methyltransferase produces the protein MNFAPIEELFHKFDETAQILQEDLSCTYLDALGETGENFFHGSVVQEEISELAKKRLMKIYDSFRTDTFSKEDIRKAYQLAILKGMKENVQPNHQMTPDAVGMFVSYLINKFTAEKKEMTLLEPAVGTGNLLFTILNQLPEKEISSFGIDVDETLIKLAYAGANLQEHPIQLYNQDSLEPLFIDPVDLVVSDLPVGYYPNDVRASDYELKADQGHSYSHHLFIEQGINHLKEGGYLFLIIPNELFVSAEAPKLNKYLTSQTHIQGMVQLPLSMFKNESAAKSILILQKKKEGINPPKKALLVTLPKLSDAAATQAILNKIDEWVNVDK, from the coding sequence GTGAATTTTGCCCCAATTGAAGAGTTATTCCATAAATTTGATGAAACCGCTCAAATTCTGCAAGAAGATCTCTCGTGCACTTATTTAGATGCACTTGGTGAAACAGGTGAAAACTTCTTTCATGGATCAGTGGTTCAGGAAGAAATAAGCGAACTAGCAAAAAAACGATTAATGAAAATTTATGACTCATTTAGAACGGATACGTTTTCGAAGGAAGATATTCGTAAAGCATACCAGCTTGCGATTCTTAAAGGCATGAAAGAAAACGTTCAGCCTAATCACCAAATGACACCTGATGCTGTAGGTATGTTTGTCAGCTATTTAATTAATAAATTCACAGCTGAAAAAAAAGAAATGACGCTGCTTGAACCTGCCGTTGGTACAGGGAATTTGCTGTTTACCATCCTAAACCAATTGCCCGAAAAAGAAATTTCCTCTTTTGGCATTGATGTGGATGAAACCCTAATAAAATTAGCTTACGCAGGGGCAAATCTTCAAGAGCATCCTATTCAACTATACAATCAGGACAGTTTAGAACCACTATTTATTGATCCAGTTGATCTTGTCGTCAGCGATCTGCCAGTCGGTTATTATCCGAACGATGTACGTGCTTCTGACTATGAGCTGAAAGCTGATCAAGGGCATTCTTATTCCCATCATTTATTTATTGAACAAGGAATTAATCATCTGAAAGAAGGCGGATATTTATTTTTAATTATCCCCAATGAGCTGTTTGTCTCTGCAGAAGCACCTAAGCTTAATAAATATTTGACCAGTCAAACACATATTCAAGGAATGGTTCAGCTTCCATTGTCTATGTTTAAAAACGAGTCAGCTGCCAAAAGTATCCTGATTCTACAAAAGAAAAAAGAGGGAATTAATCCTCCCAAAAAAGCATTGCTAGTCACACTGCCGAAGCTGTCAGATGCAGCTGCTACCCAAGCAATTCTTAATAAGATTGATGAATGGGTTAACGTAGATAAATAA
- the tpx gene encoding thiol peroxidase, which produces MTQVTFKHNPVTILGSEVKVGDQAKNFTVLANDLSEVTLNDSKGSVRIISVIPSIDTGVCEKQTRRFNEEAAKLEGVKVLTISVDLPFAQRRWCAAAGLENVQVLSDHRDLSFGQAYGVIMEELRLLARSVFVIDRDDRVTYVEYVGEGSNHPNYEAALDAARSAK; this is translated from the coding sequence TTGACACAGGTTACGTTTAAACACAATCCCGTAACAATCCTGGGATCAGAAGTTAAAGTGGGAGATCAAGCGAAAAACTTTACGGTACTTGCTAATGATCTTTCGGAGGTGACGTTGAACGATTCTAAGGGATCTGTTCGAATTATCAGCGTTATTCCTTCCATTGATACAGGAGTTTGTGAGAAACAGACTAGACGCTTTAATGAAGAAGCAGCAAAACTTGAGGGTGTAAAGGTATTAACCATTAGTGTGGATCTTCCTTTTGCTCAACGACGTTGGTGCGCCGCTGCGGGACTAGAAAATGTTCAAGTTCTATCGGATCATCGTGATTTGTCCTTTGGTCAAGCATATGGAGTCATTATGGAAGAACTTCGCCTTTTAGCACGTTCTGTATTCGTCATTGATCGTGACGATCGAGTTACCTATGTAGAGTATGTAGGTGAAGGATCGAATCATCCAAATTATGAAGCCGCATTAGATGCTGCGCGTTCTGCTAAGTAA
- a CDS encoding DUF2953 domain-containing protein, with translation MNWMLVVIIILVFLLILLMFTTIKIDLYYRHAGKDDQLTVKFRAWFGLLHYTIDVPFIDMGEDQGILSFTQKKGFDIEDEEPQAEEVTASDILQKIEEVKQLLQHVVGLHIIIRKLLKKVSVHTFIWHSVIGSGNAAHTGMLTGGAWALKSSIIGLLTTYLHFIVMPAITITPDFQKSAASTSISCIFSLKLGDATWAGIKLFRHWKGGRLKFNKTKQSRVKQNF, from the coding sequence ATGAACTGGATGCTTGTCGTTATCATCATACTCGTGTTTTTATTGATTCTGCTTATGTTTACTACCATTAAAATAGATCTTTACTATCGTCATGCAGGAAAAGATGATCAACTTACTGTGAAATTTAGAGCTTGGTTTGGACTGCTGCATTATACGATTGATGTTCCATTTATTGATATGGGGGAAGATCAAGGAATCCTTTCTTTTACACAAAAGAAAGGATTCGATATAGAGGATGAGGAACCTCAAGCGGAAGAAGTGACGGCAAGTGATATCCTGCAAAAAATCGAAGAGGTTAAGCAGCTTTTACAGCATGTGGTTGGTTTACATATAATTATTCGAAAACTGCTGAAAAAGGTCTCTGTTCATACATTCATTTGGCATAGTGTAATCGGAAGTGGTAATGCTGCACATACTGGAATGTTGACAGGCGGTGCGTGGGCATTGAAGAGTTCGATTATTGGCTTGTTAACAACTTATTTACATTTTATTGTTATGCCTGCTATTACGATTACCCCGGACTTTCAAAAATCAGCTGCCTCAACGTCCATCTCATGCATATTCTCTTTGAAACTCGGGGATGCTACCTGGGCAGGAATTAAGTTATTCCGTCATTGGAAAGGCGGTAGACTGAAGTTCAACAAAACTAAACAATCAAGAGTAAAGCAGAATTTTTAG
- a CDS encoding RDD family protein — MDERQNQDNLSENTVDIEPKVTNDSEVAGTEPLPIDPVNLTAGIHYAGFWMRFWAYLADLLIIGSLTRIFVSSTFKAFGGGYVDYSFFSPATILEVTIFYLYFVLMTRYFGQTLGKMIFGLQVISLKDEKLTWGTLIFREFIGRFISKFTSIGYLLVGILPKKQGLHDIFADTTVVMTRR; from the coding sequence ATGGATGAACGACAAAATCAGGATAACTTGAGTGAGAATACGGTAGACATTGAGCCGAAAGTAACCAATGATTCTGAAGTAGCAGGTACAGAGCCATTACCAATCGATCCAGTCAATTTGACCGCAGGGATTCATTATGCCGGTTTTTGGATGAGATTTTGGGCGTATCTAGCTGATTTACTTATCATTGGCAGCCTAACCCGGATATTCGTTTCATCTACCTTTAAAGCCTTTGGCGGGGGTTATGTCGATTATAGTTTTTTTTCACCAGCAACAATACTAGAAGTCACTATCTTTTATCTATATTTTGTCTTGATGACCAGGTACTTTGGACAAACGCTGGGTAAAATGATATTTGGACTTCAGGTTATTAGTTTGAAAGATGAGAAGCTTACTTGGGGAACGTTGATATTCCGAGAATTTATTGGACGGTTTATTTCAAAGTTCACGTCTATTGGTTATTTATTGGTAGGAATTTTGCCAAAGAAACAAGGTTTACATGATATTTTTGCTGATACAACCGTAGTTATGACTAGAAGATAA